ttctagtaaattatattttaataaataatttaaaaagaattatctaaaatatatttaaagaatttacaaCTTTTGGTTCATTTTCTTCTACAAACATTGATTTACCCATAGGCCATAGCAGCGAAGCGACGAGGAAGTTAATCCGAAATGAGATCCATTTCGAAACCTCTGAAGTTGTTAAGCAGACTCAGTTTCCACAAACTCCATTCAGAGACTTCGTTTAACTCAACACCCAAAcacaccaccaccaccaacatCGTTACCTTATTATGCAATTCATTCAGAATGAAACAGAATTGGGACACCCTTACCCACAAATTCAGTTCCATCAAATTAAACCATTCATTAGTTGAACAAGTCTTGTTAGAGCTAAAACACCCGACCGACGCAAAAAACGCATTAAGTTTCTTCCACTGGTCCTCCAAGACGCACAGTTTTCAACACGGACTTCGCTCTTACTCCATAACCATCCACCTTTTACTCCAAGCTGGTTTAATCACCGACGCTAATGCATTACTCGAATCCCTCGTAAACAAACACACCAAAACCCATACAGTTCGTGCGATTATTGATTCATTTATAAACACCTCTGAGTCTGTCTCCGGTTCTCACCTTCCGGTTTTCGATCTTCTCGTTAAAGCCTATGCTAAAGCTAGATTAACGGACGTTGCTTTCGCCGTTTGCCGTTGCGTCGAGGAGTGTGGCTTTTGCGTTAGTTTATCAAGTTTCAATGCTCTGCTTTATGTTGCTCAGAAGGGTAACCGTTTTTCCACCGTTTGGGACGTTTACGGTTACATGATTGGGAAAAGAATTTACCCTAATGTAGTTACATTGAGGATTATGATTGATGCTCTTTGTAAAGAGGGATTGTTACAAAGGAATGTGGATGCCCTGGATCAAATTATCGGTAAGCGAAATTCGCATTCTCCTTCGGTTATTGTTAATTTGAGTTTGATATTGAGAATGTTAGAAAAGGGAAATGTGGAAGAAGAAGATGTTGATAATGAGTTAGTTAAGTTAGTTACACTGTTGAAGAGATTGTTACAGAAGAATTTGATTGGTGATTCTGTTGCTTACTCTTTGATTGTTCATGTTAAAATTAGGTTAGGGAATTTGGATTCTGCTTTGGAGATATATGAGGAGATGGTGAGAAGAGGTTTTAATGAAAATTCCTTTGTTCACACGTCGTTTATACGAGTGTTTTGTGGGAAGGGACGAATTGATAAAGCAATTGAATTGATGAAGGAAATGGAAGCGAAGGGGTTAAGGCCTTATGGTGAGACTTTTGAATGTGTTATCGTTGGATGCGCGGATTCGGGACGGTTGAAAGATTGTTCAAGTTATTTCGAGGAAATGT
The window above is part of the Cicer arietinum cultivar CDC Frontier isolate Library 1 unplaced genomic scaffold, Cicar.CDCFrontier_v2.0 Ca_scaffold_5602_v2.0, whole genome shotgun sequence genome. Proteins encoded here:
- the LOC101512725 gene encoding uncharacterized protein; its protein translation is MRSISKPLKLLSRLSFHKLHSETSFNSTPKHTTTTNIVTLLCNSFRMKQNWDTLTHKFSSIKLNHSLVEQVLLELKHPTDAKNALSFFHWSSKTHSFQHGLRSYSITIHLLLQAGLITDANALLESLVNKHTKTHTVRAIIDSFINTSESVSGSHLPVFDLLVKAYAKARLTDVAFAVCRCVEECGFCVSLSSFNALLYVAQKGNRFSTVWDVYGYMIGKRIYPNVVTLRIMIDALCKEGLLQRNVDALDQIIGKRNSHSPSVIVNLSLILRMLEKGNVEEEDVDNELVKLVTLLKRLLQKNLIGDSVAYSLIVHVKIRLGNLDSALEIYEEMVRRGFNENSFVHTSFIRVFCGKGRIDKAIELMKEMEAKGLRPYGETFECVIVGCADSGRLKDCSSYFEEMLCAGFVPSCSSFDKMVAKLCENGDVEKANDFLTVLLDKGFLPSDETYSHLIYGYAIKDEVQEVLKIYYEMEYKSMCPGLSVYSSMIKCLCRFGKLEDSEKYLRIMKGRSLVPNVNIYETLIACHVQKGNNDRALQLRNEMASLESQHS